The nucleotide sequence acAAATCAACCTGGATGGCCCGCGGCATGGAGGGATTAGGCGACGATGGGGACGTGGCCCTCGGCCACCCGCTGATCGACGACCTCGAGCGTGGGCAGAGGAAGCTGCCGCCGGAGAGAAGGGATCCACGACCGTCGCCGGCGGCCACAAGACCACCACCCCGTGACAAGTGCGCCTCCTGCAAGATGTTCACCAAGGTGCGTACGGCAGAAGCAGATCGAGATCGTACTTTAAGTACTCCTACTTCAACCGATCTTCAATTCACGTTCAATTATGCTCTGGGTCCAGTGGTCAAATTGGCCATGGTTGCACTCCTCTCACACGGTCACACCCGTCTCTTTGTCATTGCAGGGTTTTCTGGTTACCCTGGGGACCGTGTTGATCACCGAGTTTGTCCTGGGCGGCTTGATTCCCAAGAGAGCACCGCATCCCCTCTTGGTGTTGTTATGTTCGCCCTTTTATCCTATTGTCTGTGCTGGGCTTATCATGCTGATTGCCAACTGTGAAACGTCAGAATCAGACATTCAGGACGACTAGGTAAAACAGAAATAGCTAGGCTAGGGTAAGTTGATGGGAGCTGCTaaacctcttcttcattctctagcTAGATATTTAGGGGCGTTCTTTCTTGTTGTACTTTATAGAATTGTACTTTCTATAAACAATTGTAATACGATTGTATTAGGTCACCAATAAGACGTTTTATAGGTTACTAAAAGCAGCGATCTAAAACGTCTTACATTTATTTACGGAGGGGgcatttctttcaaaaaaaaatcgaTGTGGTTTGTTTGAATACCTGTAATGACAATATTCTTCCACAGTTCGGCTAAAACTCATTCAACTGAGATTTGGCAAAGTCTCAGACATCCCTGTTGTCTTCGTATACTTGTGTTTCAAGATTCATGTGTTTTGTGCAAGCTGGGACGGTTGTTGTGTTGTGTCGGCTAGCAGGGACGTCCATATATGATTGTGGCCCTTTTGTCCAATCTGAGTTTTATGGTGAAAGTGCTCTTTTGATCCCAAGCTCACATGCTCCCTCGTGAACAGTAAAgtaaaaaaatcttcaaaaaaatgattttttttgtgatAACCATTGATGAATATTTTCACTGCATGCAATTTTTTTTTATGAAATGACAATTGTGGAAATGTGGGCATAaaaaaaatcgatgctccaaaaatgcttccaacaatagtctttttgaagcatcaattttattttttgcccatatttccacgaatgtcatttcatcACAAATTTTGTGTGCAATGAAAACATCCGTCAATGTTTATCATAATGTTTTTTGAAATTTTTGTACTATTTTTCAATTTTTACTGTTCATGAGGGAGCATGTGAGCTCAGGTGCAAAAACTCCACGTCGAAGGAGGATGGAGAGTTGAAGACTAGAGAGGATGCGTTTGTTGTGGAGTGCGTTTATGAAAGACAAGGGAAGATGGGTGTGGCGGTGGCCATCGTTGTTGTGTGAGTTGGGAGTCTCTATCAACTTCAacatttcaaaaacatgttcatgaaATTGGTATTCGACGGCTTCAAGATATGCAAGTATCAAGGGGAGTATCTTTCTGAAATACTCATGTTCAAAGCATCAAATTATACTTTTTTTCTTTATCAGTTTACCTTTTCAAGTTCTCATCAAGgttttttaatgaggtaatatcaaaaTAAAATCATATGTCATACTGTCTGTTTTTTCCATCGGGCGAAGAGTTAGACTATGTTAACTTCCAAACACTTTTGTTTAATTGGAATATGTGAAAATGTAATAATTTGGTCCGGACCCAACGAAAATTATTCGGTTCGCATGAAAAACGTTTAGTTTGAAATATATACGGGCAGGGTTCGATGGTCAACTCCCGTATCATCGTCCCGTCCACGAACAAATATTATGTCCAGTTTAGGTCCGGCGTTCAAGGTACTGATCCTAAAAAAAAAGACGGGAATGCCCAGAGTTAAGTAGTATGGCTATGGCTCTCGCGAACGCGCTCGCGGCGGGCGTGCTCGCGACGGCGCCGCCCTGATCTCTTCCCTCCGGTCGTCCCTGTGTCAGGCTCGACCAGATCCGGGACCCTCGTCGAGCCCTCTCTTCGCCGCTGTCCTTCTTCCGCGAAGCTCCCTCGTGCTCCTCCACCTCCCGCCCGTCAGCTACGTCGGCCTCGACCCGACGCGATGGCTCCTTGTCCGCTCCCCCGGCCTGCGTCCGCGTCGGCGGCGGCTGCAGCTGCCTCTCCGGCCTTGCTGCGCGTTGGCTCTGCGTCCGCGTCGGCTGCTGCCGCTCCAGCCAAGGTGAGCGCCGGCTCTGCGCCCCTGTGGGaggcggcggccgccgcggcctTGCTAGGCGTCGCCTTGGCATCCGAGCCGCCCCTGTTCGTCGTCCCGGCATCCCAGACGACCTCGATGCTGCTGCCGTCTGCCTTGCCCGGCGACCCGTCTGGTCCGGGCGATGTGGTGATGCCCGTCACAGTGCAGGGAGCTCCCAATGCTCTGGCAGCAGCCTCCCAATGCAGTCTGCAGCTCGTCCCAATCGCTCCACTTGTGCCGCTTCAGACGTCGACTGCAtcgcccaccgccgccgctctAGCGGCGGATGCCCTTGCTCGGCGCAGGTCGGACCCGGCCATTAGTGGGCTTATGGCCGGTGCTCGTCCCAATTGCGGTCGTGGCCTGCAGGCCACCACCCCGGCTCCTCTTgccaccggcaagtctctttactcgttacttgtctgagattcgatcgtcggtatcatcatacctagttcaatctcgtcaccggcaagtctctttactcgttccataatgcatcatcccgtaactaactcattagtcacattgcttgcaaggctcatagtaatgtgcattaccgagagagctcagagatacctctccgatacacggagtgacaaatcataatcttgatctatgccaactcaacaaacactatcggggacacttgtagagcatctttataatcacccatttatgttgtgacgtttgatagcacacaaggtgttcctccggtattcgggagttgcataagctcatagttagaggaacatgtataagtcatgaagaaagcaatagcaataaaacttaacgatcataatgctaagctaacggatgggtcttgtccatcacatcattctttaatgatgtgatctcgttcatcaaatgacaacacatgtctatggttaggaaacttaactatctttgattaacgagttagtcaagtagagacatactagggacactctgtttgtctatgtattcacacatgtactaagtttccggttaatacaattctagcatgaataataaacatttatcatgatataagaaaatataaataacaactttattattacctctaggacatatttccttcactctatGGGCATGCCATCAGGACCGGCAACCCTATTATGTTTCATAGAAAAAACAGCAAGCTTAATCTCATCTGGAAAAACAAGCTATCAACTTGCTCTTGTCATCACTATCCAAAACAACAGGAACAAGAATGCTCAAAGAAACAGGTAATAGGTCTACTGGACCAAACAACCTCTTGTAAAACTTAATGGCATAATCAAGCAGCTTATCATCCCCTTGAATAATCCCTTCCTCCTAAACAAATCTATTTTTTTTGCTCTTACGCTTTCTACCACTAGCTTTAATCATAAGATACCTACTGATATTATCGCCTTCCCTAATGTCCCTCTCTTTAGAGGGTTGGTACC is from Triticum aestivum cultivar Chinese Spring chromosome 3A, IWGSC CS RefSeq v2.1, whole genome shotgun sequence and encodes:
- the LOC123058912 gene encoding uncharacterized protein, which produces MARGMEGLGDDGDVALGHPLIDDLERGQRKLPPERRDPRPSPAATRPPPRDKCASCKMFTKGFLVTLGTVLITEFVLGGLIPKRAPHPLLVLLCSPFYPIVCAGLIMLIANCETSESDIQDD